In Phyllopteryx taeniolatus isolate TA_2022b chromosome 8, UOR_Ptae_1.2, whole genome shotgun sequence, one genomic interval encodes:
- the ercc2 gene encoding general transcription and DNA repair factor IIH helicase subunit XPD isoform X3, with translation MKLNIDGLLVYFPYDYIYPEQYSYMLELKRTLDAKGHGVLEMPSGTGKTISLLSLIVAYHKAFPLEVTKLIYCSRTVPEIEKVVEELRKLMEFYSKETGERNNFLALALSSRKNLCIHPEVSSLRFGKEVDGKCHSLTASYIRAQNHINPNQPVCRFYEEFDAVGRQVPLPTGIYNLDDLKDFGRRKGWCPYYLARYSILHANIVVYSYHYLLDPKIADLVSKELAKQSVVVFDEAHNIDNVCIDSMSVNITRRTLDRCQGNVDTLQNTIHKIKDTDAAKLKEEYRRLVEGLKEANVARETDVYLANPVLPDEILKEAIPGTIRTAEHFVGFLRRFMEYLKSRLRVQHVVQESAPQFLKDIFDKVCIDRKPLRFCAERLQSLLRTLEIADLTDFSAVTLISNFATLVSTYSQGFTIIIEPFEDRTPTIANPVLHFR, from the exons ATGAA GCTCAACATCGACGGTTTGTTGGTGTATTTCCCCTACGATTACATCTATCCTGAACAATACTCGTACATGCTGGAGCTCAAGAGGACGCTGGATGCTAAG GGCCATGGTGTCCTGGAGATGCCGTCAGGAACTGGCAAGACCATCTCACTGTTGTCGCTCATTGTTGCGTACCACAAG GCGTTCCCTCTGGAAGTCACCAAGCTGATCTACTGCTCCCGAACAGTCCCCGAGATTGAGAAG GTGGTGGAGGAGCTGAGAAAGCTGATGGAGTTTTATTCCAAGGAGACAGGCGAGAGAAATAACTTCCTGGCTCTGGCGCTCTCTTCCCGCAAGAATCTTTGCATTCATCCGGAG GTGAGCAGCCTGCGCTTTGGAAAGGAGGTGGATGGTAAGTGTCACAGTCTGACGGCGTCATACATTCGCGCACAAAATCACATCAACCCCAACCAGCCTGTTTGTCGCTTCTATGAG GAGTTTGACGCTGTGGGCCGGCAAGTGCCGCTTCCCACCGGCATCTACAACCTGGATGACCTGAAGGACTTTGGCCGCAGGAAAGGATGGTGTCCCTACTACCTGGCACGCTACTCG ATCCTGCATGCTAACATCGTGGTGTACAGCTACCACTATCTGCTGGACCCCAAGATAGCAGACCTGGTGTCCAAGGAGCTGGCCAAGCAGTCTGTGGTGGTCTTTGATGAGGCGCACAACATCG ACAACGTGTGCATTGACTCCATGAGTGTTAACATCACCAGGCGGACGCTGGACCGTTGCCAGGGTAACGTGGACACGCTGCAGAACACCATACACAA GATCAAGGACACGGACGCTGCCAAACTGAAGGAGGAATATCGCCGCCTGGTGGAGGGCCTGAAGGAAGCCAACGTTGCGCGGGAGACTGATGTCTACCTCGCCAATCCCGTGCTGCCGGACGAGATCCTAAAAG AGGCCATTCCCGGCACCATCCGCACCGCCGAGCATTTTGTCGGCTTCCTGAGGCGCTTCATGGAGTACTTGAAATCCCGTCTGAGGGTGCAGCATGTAGTCCAGGAAAGCGCCCCACAGTTCCTCAAAGACATCTTTGACAAAGTCTGCATCGACCGCAAGCCTCTCAG GTTTTGCGCCGAGCGTCTGCAGTCACTGTTACGGACGCTGGAGATCGCAGACCTCACAGATTTCTCCGCCGTCACGCTCATCTCCAACTTTGCCACGCTGGTCAGCACTTACAGTCAAG GTTTTACCATCATCATCGAACCATTTGAAGACAGAACGCCGACCATCGCCAACCCTGTGTTGCACTTCAGGTAG